A section of the Acanthopagrus latus isolate v.2019 chromosome 20, fAcaLat1.1, whole genome shotgun sequence genome encodes:
- the LOC119009600 gene encoding myosin phosphatase Rho-interacting protein isoform X3: MSTAKENPCRKFQANFFNKSKCQNCFKPRELHLLTDQDLTQAKPIYGGWLCLAPEGTDFDNPMQRSRKWQRRFFVLYEHGCLRFALDESPSTLPQGTVNMNLCTDVIDAEPKTGQKNSLCIITPDQEYFIRGENKEIINGWSEQLVIYPRTNKQNQKKKRKVEPTTSQEPGPAKVAVTGSGIPEADKVPDSSSIIWQEELNQREAEGAAVWAAADLPPGSPLLLPGDCASVAHGSDAGSVNGDEVDRGSLALHGSVPQPPSDLLSPTGSCSSLGGIPRCLSPAPSDPFPSGSSLLSNGSHISGSVSSLDSDASGSTVTSTDSHPANQRGGHSYSHHDTPRSRRLEAEARKAEKRSRFRSPDRQEREAVLSPERSRSGVIEKLEALELENPEKMEVEESGRSGARQGRSEHRRFHREEQRRDVGQGLDFPSALPPLRRAKSLDRRTTESVMTPDLLNFKKGWMVKLDEQGQWKKYWFVLTDHSLRYYKDSIAEEASDLDGEIDLSTCCNVTEYQAQRNYGFQIHTREGVHTLSAMTAGIRRNWIQAVMKNVRPSTAPDVASLTEDHGSFSPLEGLVRPDVTQDSPSSEASSVERESAGGVTKSRARERRREGRSKTFDWAEFRPIAQALAQQRAQEAESLHADLGELERSRRREERRKRYESVTSSSENTSTTEGGRTDCESAEGVRQIDSLSPTSLERQQRVEEVIEQHWHQVENTPIRDERRVPLPTAVQPRETAELEQLLENYKQGIEDLKAQLESCHQQLLDSNKHKQELELQLRTALEREQDIRSGYISPATCERGFAAMEESHQKVIDELQRKHQRELENLHEEKERLLAEETAATIAAIEAMKNAHRTELEKELDRARKTNSNTENADIEEIRRQHEEELCSFQREIEVLSEQYSQKCLENAHLAQALEAERQALRQCQRENQELNAHNQELNNRLAAEITKMRSMTSEDGVGDTNTTIQGKELYELEVMLRVKESEVQYLKQEINSLKDELQAAQRDKKYATDKYKDIYTELSIVKAKAERDLGRLRDQLQLAHEALGEPSLEEVERGGYDIMKSKSNPDILKMAAAAAKRSERTMRSKSLKEGLTAEQRLHLFENKDTKEF, translated from the exons CCAAGCACGCTTCCTCAGGGCACGGTGAACATGAACCTGTGTACGGACGTCATAGACGCAGAGCCCAAGACTGGCCAAAAGAACTCCCTGTGCATCATCACTCCGGACCAGGAGTACTTCATCAGAGGAGAGAATAAAGAGATCATCAATGG GTGGAGTGAACAACTGGTGATATACCCCAGAACcaacaaacagaaccagaagaagaaaCGTAAGGTGGAGCCCACAACCTCCCAG GAGCCAGGACCCGCCAAAGTAGCAGTGACGGGCTCTGGTATCCCTGAGGCTGATAAGGTTCCCGACTCGAGCTCCATCATCTGGCAGGAGGAGCTGAACCAGAGAGAGGCCGAGGGTGCTGCTGTGTGGGCCGCTGCTGATCTGCCTCCAGGATCACCGCTGCTGCTTCCAG GTGACTGTGCCTCTGTAGCGCATGGCTCTGACGCAGGATCAGTTAATGGTGATGAGGTGGACCGGGGCAGCCTGGCACTGCATGGCTCTGTGCCTCAGCCCCCTAGTGACCTGCTGTCCCCGACAGGTTCGTGCTCCAGTCTTGGTGGCATCCCGCGCTGCCTCTCCCCGGCCCCCAGCGACCCCTTCCCCTCCGGCAGCTCCCTGCTCTCTAACGGCTCCCACATCAGCGGCTCGGTCAGCTCTCTAGACTCGGATGCCAGCGGCAGCACGGTCACCAGCACGGACAGCCACCCGGCCAACCAGAGGGGCGGTCACTCCTACAGCCACCATGACACGCCGCGATCCCGACGGCTGGAGGCCGAGGCCAGGAAGGCGGAGAAGAGAAGCCGATTCAGAAGCCCAGACCggcaggagagggaggcagtCCTCAGCCCCGAGAGGAG TCGCTCCGGTGTTATTGAGAAGTTGGAGGCCTTGGAGCTGGAAAACCCTGAAAaaatggaggtggaggagtcaGGGAGGAGTGGAGCCAGACAGGGCCGAAGTGAGCACAGACGCTTCCACAGAGAG gagCAGAGGCGTGACGTCGGTCAGGGTCTGGACTTCCCCTCCGCCCTGCCTCCTTTAAGGCGAGCCAAGTCCCTGGACAGAAGGACCACTGAGTCAGTCATGACG cCGGATTTACTAAACTTCAAGAAAGGTTGGATGGTGAAGCTGGATGAGCAAGGCCAG TGGAAGAAGTACTGGTTTGTTCTGACAGATCACAGTCTGAGATACTATAAGGACTCAATTGCAGAGGAG GCCTCTGACCTCGATGGTGAGATCGACTTGTCAACTTGCTGCAATGTAACTGAGTACCAGGCTCAACGCAACTATGGCTTCCAAATACAT ACCCGGGAGGGAGTGCATACTCTGTCGGCCATGACAGCGGGGATACGCAGGAACTGGATCCAGGCTGTCATGAAGAATGTTAGACCGTCTACTGCCCCTGATGTGGCGAG CTTAACTGAAGATCATGGCTCCTTCTCTCCTTTGGAGGGTCTGGTCAGGCCAGATGTCACCCAGGACTCCCCCTCCTCTGAGGCCTCATCTGTGGAAAGAGAGTCAGCTGGGGGTGTCACAAAGAGCCGGGCGCGTGAACGCAGAAGAGAAGGCCGCTCTAAGACCTTCGACTGGGCAGAGTTCAGACCCATCGCTCAGGCTTTGGCTCAGCAGCGGGCACAGGAAGCTGAGAGCCTCCATGCAGACCTGGGAGAGCTGGAGCGCAGtcggagaagagaggagaggcggAAGAGGTATGAGTCTGTGACCAGCTCATCGGAGAATACATCCAccacagaaggagggaggacggACTGTGAGAGTGCAGAGGGAGTCAGACAGATAGATTCATTAAGTCCTACATCTTTGGAAAGGCagcagagagtggaggaggtgaTTGAACAACACTGGCACCAGGTGGAGAATACGCCCATCCGCGATGAAAGGAGAGTGCCTCTGCCCACTGCAGTGCAACCCAGAGAGACTGCAGAGCTGGAGCAGCTACTGGAAAATTACAAGCAAGGG ATAGAGGACCTGAAGGCCCAGTTGGAGAGCTGTCACCAGCAGCTCCTTGATTCAAACAAGCACAAGCAGGAGCTGGAGCTCCAGCTAAGAACGGCtctggagagagagcaggacatCCGTTCAGGTTACATCTCTCCG GCCACCTGTGAGCGGGGCTTCGCTGCAATGGAGGAGTCCCATCAGAAGGTGATTgatgagctgcagaggaaacaccagagagagctggagaacCTGCATGAGGAGAAAGAGCGACTGCTGGCAGAGGAGACAGCAGCTACCATTGCGG caATTGAGGCAATGAAAAATGCACACCggacagagctggagaaagagcTGGACAGAGCTCGCAAGaccaacagcaacacagaaaatgcAGACATAGAAGAGATCCGCAGACAGCATGA ggaGGAGCTGTGTTCGTTCCAGCGGGAGATTGAGGTGTTGTCGGAGCAGTATTCCCAGAAGTGCCTGGAAAACGCCCACCTGGCCCAGGCGCTGGAGGCCGAGAGGCAGGCCCTCAGGCAGTGTCAGAGAGAGAACCAGGAGCTCAACGCACACAACCag GAGCTCAACAACCGTCTGGCAGCAGAGATCACCAAGATGCGCTCCATGACATCTGAGGACGGAGttggagacacaaacaccacaatACAGGGAAAAGAGCTCTATGAGTTAGAA gtgaTGCTGAGGGTGAAGGAGTCAGAGGTCCAGTACCTGAAGCAGGAAATCAACTCCCTGAAAGACGAACTCCAAGCTGCCCAAAGA GACAAGAAATATGCAACAGATAAGTACAAGGACATCTACACGGAGCTGAGCATTGTCAAGGCCAAAGCAGAGCGGGACCTGGGCCGGCTCAGAGACCAGCTGCAGCTGGCTCATGAGGCGCTTGGCGAGCCTTCACTGGAGGAGGTAGAACGAGGAGGATACG ATATCATGAAGTCCAAAAGCAACCCTGACATCCTCAAGATGGCGGCTGCTGCAGCCAAACGCTCAGAGCGCACCATGAGGTCAAAG AGTCTAAAGGAAGGGCTGACCGCTGAGCAGAGACTCCAcctgtttgaaaacaaagacactaAGGAGTTCTGA
- the LOC119009600 gene encoding myosin phosphatase Rho-interacting protein isoform X1 translates to MSTAKENPCRKFQANFFNKSKCQNCFKPRELHLLTDQDLTQAKPIYGGWLCLAPEGTDFDNPMQRSRKWQRRFFVLYEHGCLRFALDESPSTLPQGTVNMNLCTDVIDAEPKTGQKNSLCIITPDQEYFIRGENKEIINGWSEQLVIYPRTNKQNQKKKRKVEPTTSQEPGPAKVAVTGSGIPEADKVPDSSSIIWQEELNQREAEGAAVWAAADLPPGSPLLLPGDCASVAHGSDAGSVNGDEVDRGSLALHGSVPQPPSDLLSPTGSCSSLGGIPRCLSPAPSDPFPSGSSLLSNGSHISGSVSSLDSDASGSTVTSTDSHPANQRGGHSYSHHDTPRSRRLEAEARKAEKRSRFRSPDRQEREAVLSPERSRSGVIEKLEALELENPEKMEVEESGRSGARQGRSEHRRFHREEQRRDVGQGLDFPSALPPLRRAKSLDRRTTESVMTPDLLNFKKGWMVKLDEQGQWKKYWFVLTDHSLRYYKDSIAEEASDLDGEIDLSTCCNVTEYQAQRNYGFQIHTREGVHTLSAMTAGIRRNWIQAVMKNVRPSTAPDVASLTEDHGSFSPLEGLVRPDVTQDSPSSEASSVERESAGGVTKSRARERRREGRSKTFDWAEFRPIAQALAQQRAQEAESLHADLGELERSRRREERRKRYESVTSSSENTSTTEGGRTDCESAEGVRQIDSLSPTSLERQQRVEEVIEQHWHQVENTPIRDERRVPLPTAVQPRETAELEQLLENYKQGIEDLKAQLESCHQQLLDSNKHKQELELQLRTALEREQDIRSGYISPLEHPLGLEADVTPQTKRPELATCERGFAAMEESHQKVIDELQRKHQRELENLHEEKERLLAEETAATIAAIEAMKNAHRTELEKELDRARKTNSNTENADIEEIRRQHEEELCSFQREIEVLSEQYSQKCLENAHLAQALEAERQALRQCQRENQELNAHNQELNNRLAAEITKMRSMTSEDGVGDTNTTIQGKELYELEVMLRVKESEVQYLKQEINSLKDELQAAQRDKKYATDKYKDIYTELSIVKAKAERDLGRLRDQLQLAHEALGEPSLEEVERGGYDIMKSKSNPDILKMAAAAAKRSERTMRSKSLKEGLTAEQRLHLFENKDTKEF, encoded by the exons CCAAGCACGCTTCCTCAGGGCACGGTGAACATGAACCTGTGTACGGACGTCATAGACGCAGAGCCCAAGACTGGCCAAAAGAACTCCCTGTGCATCATCACTCCGGACCAGGAGTACTTCATCAGAGGAGAGAATAAAGAGATCATCAATGG GTGGAGTGAACAACTGGTGATATACCCCAGAACcaacaaacagaaccagaagaagaaaCGTAAGGTGGAGCCCACAACCTCCCAG GAGCCAGGACCCGCCAAAGTAGCAGTGACGGGCTCTGGTATCCCTGAGGCTGATAAGGTTCCCGACTCGAGCTCCATCATCTGGCAGGAGGAGCTGAACCAGAGAGAGGCCGAGGGTGCTGCTGTGTGGGCCGCTGCTGATCTGCCTCCAGGATCACCGCTGCTGCTTCCAG GTGACTGTGCCTCTGTAGCGCATGGCTCTGACGCAGGATCAGTTAATGGTGATGAGGTGGACCGGGGCAGCCTGGCACTGCATGGCTCTGTGCCTCAGCCCCCTAGTGACCTGCTGTCCCCGACAGGTTCGTGCTCCAGTCTTGGTGGCATCCCGCGCTGCCTCTCCCCGGCCCCCAGCGACCCCTTCCCCTCCGGCAGCTCCCTGCTCTCTAACGGCTCCCACATCAGCGGCTCGGTCAGCTCTCTAGACTCGGATGCCAGCGGCAGCACGGTCACCAGCACGGACAGCCACCCGGCCAACCAGAGGGGCGGTCACTCCTACAGCCACCATGACACGCCGCGATCCCGACGGCTGGAGGCCGAGGCCAGGAAGGCGGAGAAGAGAAGCCGATTCAGAAGCCCAGACCggcaggagagggaggcagtCCTCAGCCCCGAGAGGAG TCGCTCCGGTGTTATTGAGAAGTTGGAGGCCTTGGAGCTGGAAAACCCTGAAAaaatggaggtggaggagtcaGGGAGGAGTGGAGCCAGACAGGGCCGAAGTGAGCACAGACGCTTCCACAGAGAG gagCAGAGGCGTGACGTCGGTCAGGGTCTGGACTTCCCCTCCGCCCTGCCTCCTTTAAGGCGAGCCAAGTCCCTGGACAGAAGGACCACTGAGTCAGTCATGACG cCGGATTTACTAAACTTCAAGAAAGGTTGGATGGTGAAGCTGGATGAGCAAGGCCAG TGGAAGAAGTACTGGTTTGTTCTGACAGATCACAGTCTGAGATACTATAAGGACTCAATTGCAGAGGAG GCCTCTGACCTCGATGGTGAGATCGACTTGTCAACTTGCTGCAATGTAACTGAGTACCAGGCTCAACGCAACTATGGCTTCCAAATACAT ACCCGGGAGGGAGTGCATACTCTGTCGGCCATGACAGCGGGGATACGCAGGAACTGGATCCAGGCTGTCATGAAGAATGTTAGACCGTCTACTGCCCCTGATGTGGCGAG CTTAACTGAAGATCATGGCTCCTTCTCTCCTTTGGAGGGTCTGGTCAGGCCAGATGTCACCCAGGACTCCCCCTCCTCTGAGGCCTCATCTGTGGAAAGAGAGTCAGCTGGGGGTGTCACAAAGAGCCGGGCGCGTGAACGCAGAAGAGAAGGCCGCTCTAAGACCTTCGACTGGGCAGAGTTCAGACCCATCGCTCAGGCTTTGGCTCAGCAGCGGGCACAGGAAGCTGAGAGCCTCCATGCAGACCTGGGAGAGCTGGAGCGCAGtcggagaagagaggagaggcggAAGAGGTATGAGTCTGTGACCAGCTCATCGGAGAATACATCCAccacagaaggagggaggacggACTGTGAGAGTGCAGAGGGAGTCAGACAGATAGATTCATTAAGTCCTACATCTTTGGAAAGGCagcagagagtggaggaggtgaTTGAACAACACTGGCACCAGGTGGAGAATACGCCCATCCGCGATGAAAGGAGAGTGCCTCTGCCCACTGCAGTGCAACCCAGAGAGACTGCAGAGCTGGAGCAGCTACTGGAAAATTACAAGCAAGGG ATAGAGGACCTGAAGGCCCAGTTGGAGAGCTGTCACCAGCAGCTCCTTGATTCAAACAAGCACAAGCAGGAGCTGGAGCTCCAGCTAAGAACGGCtctggagagagagcaggacatCCGTTCAGGTTACATCTCTCCG CTGGAGCACCCTTTGGGTCTGGAGGCTGATGTGACGCCCCAGACGAAGAGGCCCGAACTG GCCACCTGTGAGCGGGGCTTCGCTGCAATGGAGGAGTCCCATCAGAAGGTGATTgatgagctgcagaggaaacaccagagagagctggagaacCTGCATGAGGAGAAAGAGCGACTGCTGGCAGAGGAGACAGCAGCTACCATTGCGG caATTGAGGCAATGAAAAATGCACACCggacagagctggagaaagagcTGGACAGAGCTCGCAAGaccaacagcaacacagaaaatgcAGACATAGAAGAGATCCGCAGACAGCATGA ggaGGAGCTGTGTTCGTTCCAGCGGGAGATTGAGGTGTTGTCGGAGCAGTATTCCCAGAAGTGCCTGGAAAACGCCCACCTGGCCCAGGCGCTGGAGGCCGAGAGGCAGGCCCTCAGGCAGTGTCAGAGAGAGAACCAGGAGCTCAACGCACACAACCag GAGCTCAACAACCGTCTGGCAGCAGAGATCACCAAGATGCGCTCCATGACATCTGAGGACGGAGttggagacacaaacaccacaatACAGGGAAAAGAGCTCTATGAGTTAGAA gtgaTGCTGAGGGTGAAGGAGTCAGAGGTCCAGTACCTGAAGCAGGAAATCAACTCCCTGAAAGACGAACTCCAAGCTGCCCAAAGA GACAAGAAATATGCAACAGATAAGTACAAGGACATCTACACGGAGCTGAGCATTGTCAAGGCCAAAGCAGAGCGGGACCTGGGCCGGCTCAGAGACCAGCTGCAGCTGGCTCATGAGGCGCTTGGCGAGCCTTCACTGGAGGAGGTAGAACGAGGAGGATACG ATATCATGAAGTCCAAAAGCAACCCTGACATCCTCAAGATGGCGGCTGCTGCAGCCAAACGCTCAGAGCGCACCATGAGGTCAAAG AGTCTAAAGGAAGGGCTGACCGCTGAGCAGAGACTCCAcctgtttgaaaacaaagacactaAGGAGTTCTGA
- the LOC119009600 gene encoding myosin phosphatase Rho-interacting protein isoform X4, translating to MQRSRKWQRRFFVLYEHGCLRFALDESPSTLPQGTVNMNLCTDVIDAEPKTGQKNSLCIITPDQEYFIRGENKEIINGWSEQLVIYPRTNKQNQKKKRKVEPTTSQEPGPAKVAVTGSGIPEADKVPDSSSIIWQEELNQREAEGAAVWAAADLPPGSPLLLPGDCASVAHGSDAGSVNGDEVDRGSLALHGSVPQPPSDLLSPTGSCSSLGGIPRCLSPAPSDPFPSGSSLLSNGSHISGSVSSLDSDASGSTVTSTDSHPANQRGGHSYSHHDTPRSRRLEAEARKAEKRSRFRSPDRQEREAVLSPERSRSGVIEKLEALELENPEKMEVEESGRSGARQGRSEHRRFHREEQRRDVGQGLDFPSALPPLRRAKSLDRRTTESVMTPDLLNFKKGWMVKLDEQGQWKKYWFVLTDHSLRYYKDSIAEEASDLDGEIDLSTCCNVTEYQAQRNYGFQIHTREGVHTLSAMTAGIRRNWIQAVMKNVRPSTAPDVASLTEDHGSFSPLEGLVRPDVTQDSPSSEASSVERESAGGVTKSRARERRREGRSKTFDWAEFRPIAQALAQQRAQEAESLHADLGELERSRRREERRKRYESVTSSSENTSTTEGGRTDCESAEGVRQIDSLSPTSLERQQRVEEVIEQHWHQVENTPIRDERRVPLPTAVQPRETAELEQLLENYKQGIEDLKAQLESCHQQLLDSNKHKQELELQLRTALEREQDIRSGYISPLEHPLGLEADVTPQTKRPELATCERGFAAMEESHQKVIDELQRKHQRELENLHEEKERLLAEETAATIAAIEAMKNAHRTELEKELDRARKTNSNTENADIEEIRRQHEEELCSFQREIEVLSEQYSQKCLENAHLAQALEAERQALRQCQRENQELNAHNQELNNRLAAEITKMRSMTSEDGVGDTNTTIQGKELYELEVMLRVKESEVQYLKQEINSLKDELQAAQRDKKYATDKYKDIYTELSIVKAKAERDLGRLRDQLQLAHEALGEPSLEEVERGGYDIMKSKSNPDILKMAAAAAKRSERTMRSKSLKEGLTAEQRLHLFENKDTKEF from the exons CCAAGCACGCTTCCTCAGGGCACGGTGAACATGAACCTGTGTACGGACGTCATAGACGCAGAGCCCAAGACTGGCCAAAAGAACTCCCTGTGCATCATCACTCCGGACCAGGAGTACTTCATCAGAGGAGAGAATAAAGAGATCATCAATGG GTGGAGTGAACAACTGGTGATATACCCCAGAACcaacaaacagaaccagaagaagaaaCGTAAGGTGGAGCCCACAACCTCCCAG GAGCCAGGACCCGCCAAAGTAGCAGTGACGGGCTCTGGTATCCCTGAGGCTGATAAGGTTCCCGACTCGAGCTCCATCATCTGGCAGGAGGAGCTGAACCAGAGAGAGGCCGAGGGTGCTGCTGTGTGGGCCGCTGCTGATCTGCCTCCAGGATCACCGCTGCTGCTTCCAG GTGACTGTGCCTCTGTAGCGCATGGCTCTGACGCAGGATCAGTTAATGGTGATGAGGTGGACCGGGGCAGCCTGGCACTGCATGGCTCTGTGCCTCAGCCCCCTAGTGACCTGCTGTCCCCGACAGGTTCGTGCTCCAGTCTTGGTGGCATCCCGCGCTGCCTCTCCCCGGCCCCCAGCGACCCCTTCCCCTCCGGCAGCTCCCTGCTCTCTAACGGCTCCCACATCAGCGGCTCGGTCAGCTCTCTAGACTCGGATGCCAGCGGCAGCACGGTCACCAGCACGGACAGCCACCCGGCCAACCAGAGGGGCGGTCACTCCTACAGCCACCATGACACGCCGCGATCCCGACGGCTGGAGGCCGAGGCCAGGAAGGCGGAGAAGAGAAGCCGATTCAGAAGCCCAGACCggcaggagagggaggcagtCCTCAGCCCCGAGAGGAG TCGCTCCGGTGTTATTGAGAAGTTGGAGGCCTTGGAGCTGGAAAACCCTGAAAaaatggaggtggaggagtcaGGGAGGAGTGGAGCCAGACAGGGCCGAAGTGAGCACAGACGCTTCCACAGAGAG gagCAGAGGCGTGACGTCGGTCAGGGTCTGGACTTCCCCTCCGCCCTGCCTCCTTTAAGGCGAGCCAAGTCCCTGGACAGAAGGACCACTGAGTCAGTCATGACG cCGGATTTACTAAACTTCAAGAAAGGTTGGATGGTGAAGCTGGATGAGCAAGGCCAG TGGAAGAAGTACTGGTTTGTTCTGACAGATCACAGTCTGAGATACTATAAGGACTCAATTGCAGAGGAG GCCTCTGACCTCGATGGTGAGATCGACTTGTCAACTTGCTGCAATGTAACTGAGTACCAGGCTCAACGCAACTATGGCTTCCAAATACAT ACCCGGGAGGGAGTGCATACTCTGTCGGCCATGACAGCGGGGATACGCAGGAACTGGATCCAGGCTGTCATGAAGAATGTTAGACCGTCTACTGCCCCTGATGTGGCGAG CTTAACTGAAGATCATGGCTCCTTCTCTCCTTTGGAGGGTCTGGTCAGGCCAGATGTCACCCAGGACTCCCCCTCCTCTGAGGCCTCATCTGTGGAAAGAGAGTCAGCTGGGGGTGTCACAAAGAGCCGGGCGCGTGAACGCAGAAGAGAAGGCCGCTCTAAGACCTTCGACTGGGCAGAGTTCAGACCCATCGCTCAGGCTTTGGCTCAGCAGCGGGCACAGGAAGCTGAGAGCCTCCATGCAGACCTGGGAGAGCTGGAGCGCAGtcggagaagagaggagaggcggAAGAGGTATGAGTCTGTGACCAGCTCATCGGAGAATACATCCAccacagaaggagggaggacggACTGTGAGAGTGCAGAGGGAGTCAGACAGATAGATTCATTAAGTCCTACATCTTTGGAAAGGCagcagagagtggaggaggtgaTTGAACAACACTGGCACCAGGTGGAGAATACGCCCATCCGCGATGAAAGGAGAGTGCCTCTGCCCACTGCAGTGCAACCCAGAGAGACTGCAGAGCTGGAGCAGCTACTGGAAAATTACAAGCAAGGG ATAGAGGACCTGAAGGCCCAGTTGGAGAGCTGTCACCAGCAGCTCCTTGATTCAAACAAGCACAAGCAGGAGCTGGAGCTCCAGCTAAGAACGGCtctggagagagagcaggacatCCGTTCAGGTTACATCTCTCCG CTGGAGCACCCTTTGGGTCTGGAGGCTGATGTGACGCCCCAGACGAAGAGGCCCGAACTG GCCACCTGTGAGCGGGGCTTCGCTGCAATGGAGGAGTCCCATCAGAAGGTGATTgatgagctgcagaggaaacaccagagagagctggagaacCTGCATGAGGAGAAAGAGCGACTGCTGGCAGAGGAGACAGCAGCTACCATTGCGG caATTGAGGCAATGAAAAATGCACACCggacagagctggagaaagagcTGGACAGAGCTCGCAAGaccaacagcaacacagaaaatgcAGACATAGAAGAGATCCGCAGACAGCATGA ggaGGAGCTGTGTTCGTTCCAGCGGGAGATTGAGGTGTTGTCGGAGCAGTATTCCCAGAAGTGCCTGGAAAACGCCCACCTGGCCCAGGCGCTGGAGGCCGAGAGGCAGGCCCTCAGGCAGTGTCAGAGAGAGAACCAGGAGCTCAACGCACACAACCag GAGCTCAACAACCGTCTGGCAGCAGAGATCACCAAGATGCGCTCCATGACATCTGAGGACGGAGttggagacacaaacaccacaatACAGGGAAAAGAGCTCTATGAGTTAGAA gtgaTGCTGAGGGTGAAGGAGTCAGAGGTCCAGTACCTGAAGCAGGAAATCAACTCCCTGAAAGACGAACTCCAAGCTGCCCAAAGA GACAAGAAATATGCAACAGATAAGTACAAGGACATCTACACGGAGCTGAGCATTGTCAAGGCCAAAGCAGAGCGGGACCTGGGCCGGCTCAGAGACCAGCTGCAGCTGGCTCATGAGGCGCTTGGCGAGCCTTCACTGGAGGAGGTAGAACGAGGAGGATACG ATATCATGAAGTCCAAAAGCAACCCTGACATCCTCAAGATGGCGGCTGCTGCAGCCAAACGCTCAGAGCGCACCATGAGGTCAAAG AGTCTAAAGGAAGGGCTGACCGCTGAGCAGAGACTCCAcctgtttgaaaacaaagacactaAGGAGTTCTGA